TTCAATAAAGCCAAGACTATGGTGAGAGATTTAGGTCTTGACTATAAAAAGATTGACGCATGCCCGAACGATTGCATGCTATATTGGAAAGAGTACGAGAAGGACACATCTTGTCATGAATGTGGCGCTTCGCGTTGGATTGTGCATCCTATAGTTGAAGCTGATGTTTTGCCTTCAAAAAAATATCACAATATTCCTGTGAAGACGTTGCGACACTTTCCCCTAATTCCCAGGCTTCAAAGACTATTCATGTGCTCAGCAACAGCTAAAAGCATGAGATGGCATGACGAAGAACGCAGAAAAGATGAGAAGTTAAGGCATCCCGCTGATGGACAGTCATGGAAGGACTTTGACAATCGTCATACAAATTTTGCTCTCGATCCCCGTAATGTGAGATTTGGCTTGTCAAGTGACGGATTCAATCCATATCGAACTATGAGCATATCTCATAGCACATGGCCTGTTGTTTTAATGGCTTATAATTTGCCGCCATGGATGTCTATGAAACAGGAATACTTTATGTTGTCGTTGCTAATCCCTGGACCAAAGTCACCAGGAAATGATATAGACATTTACTTGCAACCTTTGATCGAGGAGTTGAAGGAGTTGTGGGAGGTTGGGGTGGAAACATATGATGCATCAAAAAATGAAACCTTCCAAATGTATGCAGCTCTTATGTGGACAATTAGTGATTTTTCGGCTTACGCAATGCTATCTGGTTGGAGTACAAAAGGGAAGCTAGCTTGCCCTTGTTGTAACCATGAGACTTGTTCTAACTATCTTAAATATAGTCGCAAGACATGCTATATGGGTCATCGTGCCTTTCTGCCTGAGGATCATCCATGGAGAGCTAATAAGAGATCTTTCAATGGAAAAGTAGAATATAGGCAAGCTCCACCATTATTGTCGGGTACTGAAGCTTTAAGTCAGTTGGAGTATGTGGATAATTCATTTGGGAAGCTAAAACCAAAGAAAGATGGTCCATGGAAGAAGAGGTCAATATTCTTTGATTTACCTTATTGGCAGTATAACACATCACGACACAATTTAGATGTGATGCACATAGAAAAGAACATAGTTGATAGTATTCTTGGAACTCTCTTGGATATTTCTGGCAAGACAAAAGATCACACAAATGCTCGATATGACTTGCAAGAAATGGGCATTCGAAAGAACCTTCACCCCAAGAAAACAAATGGTAGGAAAAAGGTGAAGCTGGCAAAGGCATGCTACTCAATGACCAATGCTGAAAAGTCAATTTTTTGTGACGTCTTGAAGACAGCAAAGTTGCCAGATGGCTCTGCTTCAAATATTTCTCGGTGTGTGAACCTTTTGGAGAGAAGAATATCTGGTTACAAGACTCATGATGCTCATTTCATGCTTCACTATTTGTTACAAATTCCTATCAAAGGAATACTTCCAGATCAAGTTGCAATTCCTTTGATTCGACTTAGCTCATTTTTTCGTCAATTGTGTCAAAAGTCTATCACATTACAAGAGATAGATCAATTACAAGAGGATATTGTCACAACATTATGCCAATTAGAGAGGATctttcctccttctttcttcgACATAATGATTCATTTGCCTATTCATTTGGCTAATGAAGTGAGATTGGGAGGTCCAGTTCAATTTCGGTGGATGTATCCTCCCGAAAGATACATGTGTACTTTGAAGTCCTATGTTCGAAACAGAAGTCGTCCTGAAGGATCTATTGCAGAGGCATATTTGGTTGAAGAATGTTTGACATTTTGCTCGCGTTACTTACATTCTGGTGTCCAAACAAAATTGAATAGACAACCCAGAAATAATGATGAACCTAATAATTCTATGATGGAAACTACAGATGCATTTTCGAATCTATTTCCAAAAAGAGGTGTTTCTTTGGGTGCAAAGAAAGGTGAACCTTTTCTCCTTGACGACAAGTCTCGAGAGCAAGTTCATAGCTACATATTATTGAATTGTCACAAAATAGACGACTATGTTAGGTAAATCATACTAATTCTactatattttggtattttaattAGAAATTGATAGGTCTGTTTTATACTTACAAATATTATACTTTTGAGTTTTAGTGAGCATGAGACTTATCAACAAGGAACACGATGGATGAGAGCTAAAAACCATAGCAAAAACTTTCCTACATGGTTTAAAACACGTGCTTTGCGGCATGATGTTCCAAATTGGATAAAAGAGCTCTCTAGAGGACCAAGCCAATGTGCAAAAAAATATTCTGGTTATTTTATCAACGGATATAGATTTCACACTAGGCAACGTGAGGTAAGACGCAAGACACAAAATAGTGGTGTTACTTTAGTAGCATTAACGACAAGCTTTGCAAGCACAAAAGATGCAAATCCAATTCATGAAAACGTTTCTTATTATGGTAGAGTGAATGATATCATTGAGTTGGACTACTATGGAAATTTTAAGGTTACATTGTTCAAATGTGATTGGTATGAGGCTAGGGAGGATGCTTATGGCTCGACATATGTGCATTTTAACAAAAAGTGCTATCATGAAGAGCCTTTTGTATTGGCATGTCAAGTGCACCAATGCTTCTATGTGCAAGAtgcatttgataaaaataaacattATGTAATGAAGACTGTTCCAAGGGACATATTTAGCATAAGTGATGAAGTTGCCATTGATGCTGAAGATACTTATGAAAATGAGCCATTTGATAATTCGACGGTTCCTTCTATACCTAATGATGATGGTGAAGTAGACTTGGTAAGGAATGATTTGAATGAAGTTCTAGTCGATGTCGCAAAAGAAGTCTATTTTTCCCAAGAGTATAACACAGGATCGGATGAAGAATATGATTCTGAAGACTTTTGAGTGACTTGTTTCCCTCTTTTATGGTATATAAGTCAAATTTATCGCTTTATGTTAGCAGTATTCAACTTGTTTTTCCTCTTTTATGTTCTGATTGTTGCTTCTTAgaattttctgaatttttttgcatCTTGATTATGAGTTTGTGGGAcatatttttctgcattttgaatttttttgcatttttctgCCTTTTGAGTGAAGAATATGATTCTAAAGACTTTTTGAGTGACTTATTTCCTTCTTTTATGGTATATAAGTCAGATTTATCGCTTTATGTTAGCAGTTTTCAACTTGTTTTCCCTCTTTTATGTTCTGATTGTTGCTTATTAGAATTTTCTGAATTTTTCTGCATCTTGATTATGAGTATGTGTGGGAcatatttttctgcattttgaatttttctgcattttgaatttttctgcatttttctgCCTTTTGAGTGAAGAATATGATTCTGAAGACTTTTTGAGTGACTTGTTTCCCTCTTTTATGGTATATAAGTCAGATTTAATGCTTTATGTTAGCAGTTTTGAACATGATTTGTTGAATATTGTGATATAGAATTTGGTAATTGTTTGTTACGGTTTACCTCTTCCCCTTattagatgcatatgcaattgtatTTACATGgctgttttaatatttttatacagcAACCTAATGGAAAACGGAGCAACTTCAAAGAGGAAAAGACTGGTAAAAAAGTATCAAGCTCATGCAAAAGTTAAGGAATTTGAAATGAAGGAAGTATCTTCTGCTGCGAAACTAGTTCGGAATTTTATAACCAAAGATGATAAAGGAAGTAATCAAGCCAAAATAGCACAACAGCCTAGGAGAAAAATTTCAGAAATTGGAGACAAATATAGTAGGGAGAATTCAATGGAAGGGAGAAATAAAACACTTGTAGACAATGTTATGAACCGGTCTTTGAGGTCTTCCCAAAACCAAGTGAGGAGTAATGTTCAACTAGAAGAACAACCAACTCCTAAGAAGATGAAGAGTAAGGCAAAGTGTCCAGCAATGGCTCTTGATGTctttttgcatacagaaggagtAGAAGtggagagagaaaaggaagatGACTTTGAGTCAATTGGTGAGGATGCTGGAGCTACTGAAAAAGAACCAGCTAACTtgataaacttaaaaaataacttaaagcgTCCAGCAATGACTCTTGATGCTTTTTTGGGTGATCAAGGAATTCATGTGGAAAGAGAAGAGGAACAAAATGAAGTTCTAACTACTGAGGATGCTAGATCTAGGCCATCTCCGAATAATGGAGAAAATGTTCATATCCCCTCTGAGGAAGATTATATTGGTGAACATGAAAGTGACAATTTTGATGTAGAAAGAGATCAAGTTATGGAAGAGGCTCATGTAGAAGGTGATGTAATTTAGTTTGTTGCTATttgttttacattttctttttatCTATGAGCATGGGGCTGCCCTTTCCATACCTTTCACGGCTGTCTTTGGTTTTAATTTGTACTATTTCTCAACTTTTAATTTAGATACTTCAAAGGTTAAAAAGACTCGTGGAAAAACAAGATGCCTAAAGATTTATGCAAGAACTtgggaagaaagggaggaagtgaCTTTTGATCAGGGAGCAGCCGTGGGGCCAACAGCTCAGAGAGCGAAggatttaactaattttattGGAACAATGGGAAGGAATAGTGATTTTATTACCTTGATGTACACTAATTGGAAAGCTGTGCCTAAGCAAATCAAAAAGCGCATTTGGAAGTATATTAATGTAAGctccatttatttttatgtttatgccatctgttaataattattttatgcatATGATATGATGAAATTGATGTGTTTGTAGTCAAAGTTCATTCTTCCAAAATCTTCAAAGTTATGGGTGATGACTGGTGTTCAAGGAGCATGGAAGCGTtacaaaacaagaataaaaaagaagcatTTTGAACCATATTCTGGAAATATTGAGGATATGTTGGTGAATCGTCCTTTGGAAATTCCAGAAATACAATTTCGGAAGCTAATTGCATATTGGAGTATTCCAACTGTCAAAGTGAGCTAGAggatttcaattattattatttgatatgaTCAAGTATAattctttcaatttttatatttttttcatcattgTTTATTTTAAACACAGGCCATGTGTGTTATAAATTCTGAAAATCGCAAGAAACAACAATGGATGCATAAAATGGGCCCAATCAATTTTGCAAGAGTGCGTGTTGATTTGGTAAGGTCACATTTGAGTTAAAATTCTCTACTTGTTACTTCTCcctaattttagtatgttataactTTGTAATTGTTATCTTGATCTGTAGCGTGAGAAAAAAGAGAACAAAGAGGAACCAAATCAAGCTGAAATGTTTGTTGCAACTCGGAATGGACTAAAAGGGAAAACACTTGATGTAGAAACACAAGCTGTTATTGTAAGTTCCTctataattttcttgttttagtaGTTGTTTTATGACTGTCATGGATGctattttttttgctgttttatgGCTATCGTGATTATTGTTATGATATCTATTTTGCGGCTGTTTCATGGTTGTTTCATGGGCGGTTTCATGGCTGATTTAGTTGCTGTTTTATGGCTATCATGGTTGTTGTTTTAGTATCTACTTTATGACTATTTTGTGGTTGTCATGGTTGCTGACTTGCTGCTTTCTATGTTTTGTGGTATCTATTTTGTGTCTGTTTCATGGCTGTTTCATGGCTGATTTAGTTGCTGTTCTATGACTATTTTATGTCTGTCTCATGGCTGATTTAGTTGCTATTCTATGGCTATTTTATCCATGTTTTATGGCTATCATGGACTGCTATTTTATGGTTATTTCATGGCTGTTTTATGGTTGATTTAATTGCTATTCTATGACAATGTACAACCATGTTATATGGCTATCATGGActgctgttttatggctctttTATAGCTATTTTGGATTGCTGTCCCTATTAGTTATCAATAGGTTTTTGGATTCTTTCATTGaatttttatcactaaaaataGACATATCATATATTTATGTGTATAGGATAAACTTGATGATCTCCAAGAAGCTGGAGAAACTCCTACTAATgcatttcaaaaagtttttggtAAAGAGAATCCAGGAAGAGTTCGATGTTATGGAAGAACTGTTACAAAAACTTCtcttaagaaaaataaagaaatagatgAAATCAAAAAACAAAGTGAAGAGAAGGTAACAGCTTTAAAAACTGAATTAGACGACCATAAGCAACGACTGCAATGATTGGAAGATATTGTCAAACTTATGTTGCAACAAACTTCTCCTGGTATGAATGTTGATGAAGCACTTTCTCTCTTGCGATCTAAGCAATCGTCTGCAAATAGTGCACAAGATCCAAATTTAGTTCCTCGGCATTCTCCTCCATCGACTCATATACCAAATCATGAATAGGTATATGTATGCTAATTGTTGTACCACTTGAGTATACATATTATTGTATAGCTGATGTTTTGACTataattttttgttcatttaaattTGACTACAGCTTTCTTATTGTTGGAGGAAGTTTTTTGAAGACATAAAGACAATTCTTGCCACAATGGTGAAGCACAAAGTCTTCTTGGTTTTTAGTGGACAACTtagtttcttttttgtttaagTTCATTAGCAGAAAAACATGTATTTTGCTTACTtaggtttattatttatttgacttgGTAACTTATTAGCAAGTATATATGTTAATTGGTACTTGGAAgacctttctatatatatattcaatatatattattatcttaTTCAAATGCGGGTGTTATATATTCTTCAAATatcatataaatataacaaagataaaaaaaatattattttagatattaaaaaagaGAATCTAAGAAAAATTCAATAAGGTGTTGCTTTAGGTATTAAAAAAAGACAACTATAAATAAACCTACATAAGTGTTGCATTAGGTCTATAAAAAaggcaacttaaaaaaatttggacaagtgttgctttaggtatatgaAAATGCAACTTAAAAAAACCTGaacaagtgttgctttaggtggaggaaaaggcaacttaaaaaaatttgtacaagtgttgctttaggtatatgaaaaagcaacttaaaaaactctagacaagtgttgctttatatattacaaaatacaACTCGTAAAAAGTGTTGCCATAGCGTTTCATATAAAGCGTTGTGTTTGGGTGCTCTAAGGCAACCCTTTCACGGAGTTGCTTTATTTTCAGAAAAGGCAACGTTTTTTGAAAGTTGCCAAAAAAAGGGTTCCCTTTAATATACAAAAGCGTTGCCTTAGACCAAAGGTAACGGCCGTATAGCCAACCCCCCAAAAAGCGTTGCCTTTTGTCGGATCAAAGGCAACACTTTCTCTTATTATAAGCAACGTTTTTAAAGGGTTGCCTCAGCCTGAATTTGTTGTAGTATGTTTCGAATTACATTATTCTGTTGCATGCATGTAATTCGAGTTGATTCATTTCAAACTACATGAGAGTTTAATTCGAAACGATTAGATTCGAATTATATAGTAATTTGGTTCTGGTTGATTGCTGTCTAGCAATTCTGTTTGGCTGATTTCCGTTAATATTTCACTCCCATGGCTTAAACACGTTTTTTGCCCTAAGAGAAATGTATGAAcagaatttaaatttgatttgaactcatatagaaaataatatataattaataattttttataatttaaaatttatatcaatTATACTGTGTTTTGAGTCCGTTCATGAGTTTGAGCGAATCATATTTTAAGTTTTGATGAGTTAAACTAGCtatgttaataaattaaattgttATTAATTGAGGTGAAAACCAAAATTTTTGCGAGTCTTAAGCTTGATTTGTTTCAACTTAATTCTATCCTCTTTGTAGATGTCAAAATTACGTGAGATACAAGTCATACGAGAAAATAATACGTGTGCTCTATATATCCTTTTTGACTTTTGAGAGCAATATCCTCCTTCTATTATGTTCAAATGGAATCAATTTCAGTCAGTTACATTAAAATATGCCATCAAATAGGCTTATGACTCATTATATATAAACTTGACTGATGAGACTCGTCCCTGTACGAAGGAGTGAATTAATTATActctataatatattttaatattatttaaaaattgattaaataatatataaataaatattaaatttaaaatattttttattaaaaatattacatgtaatttaactaaaatataatacaagttgaattatatttattatttttaaaatttaaatttattttttatagaaaaagatataaaattttttatattaaaattttacaaatttacatttttatttattgtttttattatttacaaataattaaagaaaaaaattagaaaaaaataaattaaaataaaaacaacaaaaatataatataaaattatgaattaactttataattatgatatatttaaatgtatttaataaaaagatgttttgctaaatttaaattattttagagGAGTTTTAAGCAATTAGTTTGGAGattaagaaataaataataacaataagaGTTGTATTCAATATGTTTTATAAATAGAtcaaatagaataataataaatttattatgtatgtCAAATAgtgtaaaatttaaatatttgtaacaaaatttttttataattatgattataataacacttttaatatatatatttattacattATTTAGTTAGTAATTTATGTTTCAATTGAATACTAATAATAGGTAAGAgcttttacttttaaattttcttatttttttaaaa
The sequence above is drawn from the Arachis hypogaea cultivar Tifrunner chromosome 4, arahy.Tifrunner.gnm2.J5K5, whole genome shotgun sequence genome and encodes:
- the LOC112795244 gene encoding uncharacterized protein; amino-acid sequence: MDVDSDSDNEIDSESETNSYDDMDALLNDRFRDVAQAEGIKEGMNEDAKKFYNLVEKASKELYPGCDGFSTLSFTIRLYLLKCQHGWSNASFTSLLELLKEAIPNLNIPTSFNKAKTMVRDLGLDYKKIDACPNDCMLYWKEYEKDTSCHECGASRWIVHPIVEADVLPSKKYHNIPVKTLRHFPLIPRLQRLFMCSATAKSMRWHDEERRKDEKLRHPADGQSWKDFDNRHTNFALDPRNVRFGLSSDGFNPYRTMSISHSTWPVVLMAYNLPPWMSMKQEYFMLSLLIPGPKSPGNDIDIYLQPLIEELKELWEVGVETYDASKNETFQMYAALMWTISDFSAYAMLSGWSTKGKLACPCCNHETCSNYLKYSRKTCYMGHRAFLPEDHPWRANKRSFNGKVEYRQAPPLLSGTEALSQLEYVDNSFGKLKPKKDGPWKKRSIFFDLPYWQYNTSRHNLDVMHIEKNIVDSILGTLLDISGKTKDHTNARYDLQEMGIRKNLHPKKTNGRKKVKLAKACYSMTNAEKSIFCDVLKTAKLPDGSASNISRCVNLLERRISGYKTHDAHFMLHYLLQIPIKGILPDQVAIPLIRLSSFFRQLCQKSITLQEIDQLQEDIVTTLCQLERIFPPSFFDIMIHLPIHLANEVRLGGPVQFRWMYPPERYMCTLKSYVRNRSRPEGSIAEAYLVEECLTFCSRYLHSGVQTKLNRQPRNNDEPNNSMMETTDAFSNLFPKRGVSLGAKKGEPFLLDDKSREQVHSYILLNCHKIDDYVSEHETYQQGTRWMRAKNHSKNFPTWFKTRALRHDVPNWIKELSRGPSQCAKKYSGYFINGYRFHTRQREVRRKTQNSGVTLVALTTSFASTKDANPIHENVSYYGRVNDIIELDYYGNFKVTLFKCDWYEAREDAYGSTYVHFNKKCYHEEPFVLACQVHQCFYVQDAFDKNKHYVMKTVPRDIFSISDEVAIDAEDTYENEPFDNSTVPSIPNDDGEVDLVRNDLNEVLVDVAKEVYFSQEYNTGSDEEYDSEDF
- the LOC112794414 gene encoding uncharacterized protein, with the protein product MHKMGPINFARVRVDLREKKENKEEPNQAEMFVATRNGLKGKTLDVETQAVIDKLDDLQEAGETPTNAFQKVFGKENPGRVRCYGRTVTKTSLKKNKEIDEIKKQSEEKVTALKTELDDHKQRLQ